A genome region from Geobacter pickeringii includes the following:
- the fdhD gene encoding formate dehydrogenase accessory sulfurtransferase FdhD: MNTIHIYTNGRFEEKQTPIVREFPLVLHVNGREIATLITSPHDLRFLVAGFLRLQGFVESLADFHMFAVCDDFGIANVRIKNELPERLKPVLTSGCGTGITFTLEDGSEGGAVAAAPPVAPDAVFRLMEELAHRADSYRSHGGIHSAAVGDGEGNLILFAEDIGRHNTLDRIAGEALFKGIDLAGKILVTSGRVSTEMAAKCARLGIALVASRTSATDMAVTVCEKAGICLVGYVRGGKFTVYAHRERMTVATHGRAIHELPLRQAKGRIPGVTGVILAGGQSSRMGSNKALLPYKGGRFIEAIHRQFSELFDEVILVTNNPEQYDFLPCRKVGDVYPGMGALAGIHAGLHHAANQAVFVAACDMPYLNSDLVRHLATRADPGGVLIPESPQGLEPLHAVYGKGCLAAIEATLLSGQRRIVSFFARTNVNRVNAEEVALFDPGFDTFSNINTPADYYRLRDGERGDDHHPAAELAGAAG; encoded by the coding sequence ATGAACACCATTCACATCTACACAAACGGCCGTTTCGAAGAGAAGCAGACCCCCATCGTCCGCGAATTTCCGCTCGTCCTGCACGTGAACGGCCGGGAGATCGCCACCCTCATCACCTCCCCCCACGACCTCCGCTTCCTGGTGGCGGGGTTCCTCCGGCTCCAGGGGTTCGTGGAGTCGCTGGCCGACTTTCACATGTTCGCGGTCTGCGACGACTTCGGCATCGCCAACGTCAGGATCAAAAACGAGCTCCCCGAGCGGCTGAAGCCGGTCCTCACCAGCGGCTGCGGCACCGGAATTACCTTCACCCTGGAGGATGGGAGCGAAGGGGGGGCGGTGGCCGCGGCGCCGCCGGTGGCCCCCGACGCCGTCTTCCGCCTCATGGAGGAGCTCGCCCACCGGGCCGACAGCTACCGGAGCCACGGCGGGATCCACTCCGCCGCGGTGGGGGACGGGGAGGGGAACCTGATCCTCTTCGCCGAGGATATCGGCCGGCACAACACGCTGGACCGCATCGCCGGGGAGGCGCTCTTCAAGGGAATCGACCTCGCCGGGAAGATCCTCGTTACCTCCGGTCGGGTCTCCACCGAGATGGCGGCCAAGTGCGCGCGGCTCGGCATTGCCCTTGTGGCGTCGCGGACCTCCGCCACCGACATGGCGGTCACCGTCTGCGAGAAGGCAGGCATCTGCCTCGTCGGCTACGTCCGCGGCGGGAAGTTCACCGTCTATGCCCACCGCGAGCGGATGACAGTTGCGACGCATGGAAGGGCAATTCATGAATTGCCCCTACGACAGGCCAAGGGGCGCATCCCCGGCGTCACCGGGGTCATCCTCGCCGGCGGGCAGTCGAGCCGGATGGGGAGCAACAAGGCGCTCCTGCCGTACAAGGGGGGGCGCTTCATCGAGGCGATCCACCGCCAGTTCTCCGAGCTCTTCGACGAGGTCATCCTCGTCACCAACAACCCGGAGCAGTACGACTTCCTCCCCTGCCGGAAGGTGGGGGACGTCTACCCGGGAATGGGGGCCCTCGCCGGCATCCACGCGGGGCTTCACCATGCGGCGAACCAGGCGGTCTTCGTGGCGGCGTGCGACATGCCGTACCTCAACAGCGACCTGGTCCGGCACCTGGCCACCAGGGCCGATCCGGGAGGGGTGCTGATCCCCGAGAGCCCCCAGGGGCTGGAGCCGCTCCACGCGGTCTACGGCAAGGGGTGCCTTGCCGCCATCGAGGCGACGCTCCTCTCGGGGCAGCGGCGCATCGTCTCCTTCTTCGCCCGGACCAACGTCAACCGGGTCAACGCCGAAGAGGTGGCCCTCTTCGACCCGGGTTTCGATACCTTCAGCAACATCAACACCCCGGCCGACTACTACCGGCTGCGGGACGGCGAGCGGGGGGACGACCATCACCCCGCAGCCGAGCTGGCCGGCGCGGCGGGATAG
- a CDS encoding 4Fe-4S dicluster domain-containing protein has product MALTNIQKQVRMVFDLNKCLGCQTCTSACKTQWTDRNQGQQYMYWNNVETQPGRGYPKYYDMMGGGWDVKNPTYASGLTEPLSALRFNSPLPKVNESYGAPWEYNYDQVLKTSGGTPTKTQVVPSPDPSGANAYGMNWDEDVATGNYPNAYYFYLPRICNHCTTPACLAACPRKAIYKRQEDGIVLVDQNRCRGFRYCVKGCPYKKTYFNHLENKSQKCIFCYPRRTDSLEATDPQPQLAPTFQSNFCFTQCVGRIRFVGFSGNPAANVNKLIDTWRVALRLHPEWGTEPNLYYIPPLSPPGGGTSTEALGTQNRIPVDVLASMFGDDHLQTHAQRVARIEEIFATLASERAKVAAGGGSELIAILTAHSEADRLQLHLG; this is encoded by the coding sequence ATGGCTCTCACCAATATTCAGAAACAGGTCCGAATGGTCTTTGACCTCAACAAGTGCCTGGGGTGCCAGACCTGCACCAGCGCTTGCAAGACCCAGTGGACCGACAGGAACCAGGGGCAGCAGTACATGTACTGGAACAACGTGGAGACCCAACCGGGCAGAGGCTACCCCAAGTACTACGACATGATGGGAGGGGGATGGGACGTGAAGAATCCGACCTACGCCTCCGGCTTGACGGAGCCCCTCAGCGCCCTGCGGTTCAATTCGCCGCTGCCGAAGGTGAACGAGAGTTACGGCGCACCCTGGGAATACAACTATGACCAGGTGCTCAAGACGTCGGGCGGCACCCCGACGAAGACGCAGGTGGTCCCCTCACCCGACCCCTCCGGGGCGAACGCCTACGGCATGAACTGGGACGAAGACGTGGCCACGGGCAATTACCCCAACGCCTACTACTTCTATCTGCCGCGGATCTGCAACCACTGCACGACCCCCGCATGTCTGGCCGCATGTCCGCGCAAGGCGATCTACAAGCGCCAGGAAGACGGCATCGTGCTGGTTGACCAGAACCGCTGCCGCGGCTTCCGCTACTGCGTGAAGGGGTGCCCGTACAAGAAGACCTATTTCAACCACCTGGAAAACAAGTCGCAGAAATGCATCTTCTGTTACCCCCGAAGGACCGACTCGTTAGAGGCGACGGATCCGCAGCCGCAACTGGCGCCGACCTTCCAGTCCAATTTCTGCTTCACCCAATGCGTCGGCCGGATCCGCTTCGTGGGGTTCAGCGGCAATCCGGCGGCCAACGTCAACAAGCTGATCGACACCTGGAGAGTGGCGCTTCGGCTCCACCCCGAGTGGGGAACCGAGCCGAACCTGTACTACATCCCCCCCCTGAGCCCGCCGGGCGGAGGTACGTCAACCGAGGCTCTCGGGACTCAGAATCGCATACCGGTCGATGTTCTGGCCTCGATGTTCGGCGACGACCACCTCCAGACCCACGCCCAGCGCGTCGCCAGGATCGAGGAAATCTTCGCCACGCTGGCGAGCGAGCGGGCCAAGGTGGCGGCAGGGGGGGGATCGGAACTGATCGCCATCCTCACCGCACACTCTGAAGCCGACAGACTTCAGCTCCACCTGGGATAG
- a CDS encoding ethylbenzene dehydrogenase-related protein, whose product MDRSVFLNGHKFMCLTLALMAFILLPSTGRSADLTVVKVAGITNGLDPADPAWGGVASVPLALQNRMDWPDRHVFPTTAPRIFTMKAIHDGTTIYFRFEWSDSSQNTTITDVPTYPDGCAIMFPMWDWTNPCTPAFADNMFMGFFQWNPLDFVAVLPPYNYTTCTPPYNLVTNIIMWKANLKNKPQNLMAMGELGTVHKTGTGNGTTFTNQAEGVQAPSTPALPLPRTPPATASAFPAPTLAPVPSQNITSSQRWAAGVWTVIIKRPMSSADPNAQFDFANAVSRTGIPFALANWDGQLQERANRKFATADWLRMDIQP is encoded by the coding sequence ATGGACAGAAGCGTATTTCTGAACGGTCATAAATTTATGTGCCTCACCCTGGCACTGATGGCGTTCATCCTCCTCCCTTCCACCGGCAGGAGCGCCGATCTCACGGTGGTCAAGGTCGCGGGCATCACCAACGGCCTCGACCCCGCAGACCCCGCATGGGGGGGGGTGGCGAGCGTCCCCCTTGCGCTTCAGAACCGGATGGACTGGCCGGACCGCCACGTCTTTCCTACAACCGCGCCCCGGATCTTCACCATGAAGGCGATCCACGACGGGACCACCATCTATTTCCGTTTCGAGTGGAGCGACAGCAGCCAGAACACCACCATCACCGACGTTCCCACCTACCCGGACGGCTGCGCCATCATGTTCCCCATGTGGGACTGGACCAATCCCTGCACACCGGCATTTGCGGACAACATGTTCATGGGGTTCTTCCAGTGGAACCCCCTCGACTTCGTCGCAGTCCTTCCCCCTTACAACTACACCACCTGCACCCCCCCCTACAACCTGGTGACCAACATCATCATGTGGAAGGCGAACCTCAAAAACAAACCGCAGAACCTCATGGCCATGGGGGAACTGGGCACCGTCCACAAGACCGGCACCGGCAACGGAACGACGTTCACCAATCAGGCCGAGGGGGTCCAGGCCCCGTCGACACCGGCGCTCCCCCTGCCCCGAACACCGCCCGCCACGGCATCGGCATTTCCCGCCCCGACCCTGGCGCCTGTCCCGAGCCAGAATATCACCAGCTCCCAGCGGTGGGCTGCAGGGGTCTGGACGGTGATCATCAAGCGGCCGATGTCTTCGGCAGACCCGAACGCCCAGTTCGACTTTGCCAACGCCGTCAGTCGCACCGGCATCCCCTTCGCCCTGGCCAACTGGGACGGCCAGCTCCAGGAGAGGGCCAACCGGAAGTTCGCCACGGCAGACTGGCTGAGAATGGACATCCAGCCGTGA
- a CDS encoding twin-arginine translocase TatA/TatE family subunit — translation MFGFGMPEMIIVLVIALVVFGPAKLPQLGQSLGAGIRNFKKASLDEAEKIPVKEKEEGAA, via the coding sequence ATGTTCGGATTCGGCATGCCCGAAATGATCATCGTCCTCGTCATCGCCCTCGTCGTCTTCGGCCCCGCCAAGCTTCCCCAGCTCGGCCAATCCCTCGGCGCCGGCATCAGAAACTTCAAGAAGGCGTCGCTGGACGAGGCCGAGAAAATCCCCGTGAAGGAAAAGGAGGAGGGGGCCGCCTAG
- a CDS encoding molybdopterin-dependent oxidoreductase, which produces MKEWTRREFLKAGIVATGTLAASELLAFDVLNPVADPYGAYPYRGWEPTYRNQWKFDYFGRSAHSVNCTGSCTWRAFVKNGIIFKEEQFADYPEINPKIPVHNPRGCQKGANHKEYVYGAMRTKYPLIRADYPGNNQNRGKGNWRRATWDEALGLIANKIRDTIQSSGPDTVNFYAAIPAKHFITVAGGFRLANLIGATAMSFYDWYCDLPPGSPQTWGVQTDSCESADWFNSKYLILWGANLLETRIPDAHFFTEARMNGTKVVAIFPDYNPVSIHADIHVPVKPGTDALLAMGMVKIIIDNGLHDVPYIKQYTDMPFLVRNDTNRFLRESDMVDGGSDAKFYLWDTVTGKAVLAPGTMGMGPPVDGALTLGAINPALEGTYPVGTLTGNITVSTVFSRLKLKLMAPQYGLASVAAETGLDANLIRQIAIDFATTKPARIIEGAGVNHWFHNDLNNRTEILMLALTGNVGKPGSGWDHYVGQEKIWPEASFFKLAFPLGRPRQRFQNTTLWTYVHADVVSDVDHLYPRTINQYIKESVDNGWMPLWPKGTLDNGRQPKVLFIWGANYINQSKGWNDLTKNLLPKLDLIVDLNFRMDTSALHADVVLPAASMFEKWDLNSTDLHSYIIPFTPVINPLHQSRTDWQIWRSLAAALQATGFSFNDTTAPFSPANPQLRNFSTLLNDFDTMNTHNTNPNIPGDPGPFSLANDKDAAQFMLNQAEETSGMTMDQLVAQPRRFPKTSEAWTSDLKAGEAYHNFQRLVERKRPLGTLVGRQQFYIDHPTYLGVREELPVYKPPVDAPTQGQYPLRWITPHGRWSIHSTWRDAKFQLRMQRGRTVVYLNPKEAANRGLQDNDEVVIFNNHGSEIARLDISSRIPVGMALMYHGWEKFMNTTGWQEVTNVRINPTQLAGGYGQLTFRLNYWGPTGSQKDTRVEIKKKV; this is translated from the coding sequence ATGAAAGAGTGGACAAGAAGGGAATTCCTGAAAGCCGGTATCGTAGCGACAGGGACTCTGGCGGCTTCGGAGCTCCTGGCCTTCGATGTCCTGAATCCGGTGGCCGACCCCTACGGGGCCTATCCCTATCGAGGATGGGAGCCGACGTATCGTAACCAGTGGAAGTTCGACTACTTCGGTCGCTCGGCCCACTCGGTGAACTGCACCGGTTCCTGCACGTGGCGGGCATTCGTCAAGAACGGCATCATCTTCAAGGAAGAGCAGTTTGCCGACTACCCGGAAATCAATCCGAAAATCCCCGTGCACAACCCGCGCGGCTGCCAGAAGGGGGCCAACCACAAGGAGTACGTCTACGGGGCGATGCGGACGAAATACCCCTTGATCCGGGCCGACTACCCGGGGAACAACCAGAACAGGGGGAAGGGGAACTGGCGCCGGGCCACCTGGGATGAGGCCCTGGGCCTCATCGCCAACAAGATCCGGGATACCATCCAGAGCTCCGGCCCGGACACGGTGAACTTCTACGCCGCCATCCCGGCCAAGCACTTCATCACCGTGGCAGGCGGTTTCCGCCTGGCGAACCTGATCGGCGCCACCGCCATGAGCTTCTACGACTGGTACTGCGACCTGCCGCCCGGCTCCCCCCAGACCTGGGGGGTACAGACCGACTCCTGCGAGTCCGCGGACTGGTTCAACTCCAAGTACCTCATCCTCTGGGGGGCGAACCTGCTGGAGACCCGCATCCCCGACGCCCATTTCTTCACCGAGGCCCGCATGAACGGGACCAAGGTCGTCGCCATCTTCCCCGACTACAACCCGGTCTCCATCCATGCCGACATCCATGTGCCGGTGAAACCGGGCACCGACGCACTGCTGGCGATGGGGATGGTGAAGATAATCATCGACAACGGCCTGCACGACGTACCGTACATCAAGCAGTACACCGACATGCCCTTCCTGGTCCGCAACGACACCAACAGGTTTCTCCGCGAGAGCGACATGGTGGACGGCGGCAGTGACGCGAAATTCTACCTCTGGGACACGGTGACCGGTAAAGCGGTTCTGGCTCCCGGCACCATGGGAATGGGTCCCCCGGTGGACGGCGCTCTGACCCTGGGCGCCATCAACCCCGCCCTGGAGGGGACGTACCCGGTCGGAACCCTGACGGGCAACATCACGGTCAGCACCGTCTTCAGCAGGCTCAAGCTGAAGCTCATGGCCCCGCAGTACGGTCTCGCCAGCGTGGCGGCGGAAACGGGCCTCGACGCCAACCTCATCAGGCAGATCGCCATCGATTTCGCCACCACCAAGCCGGCCCGCATCATCGAGGGGGCCGGCGTCAACCACTGGTTCCACAACGACCTCAACAACCGCACCGAGATCCTGATGCTGGCCCTGACCGGCAACGTGGGGAAACCGGGGAGCGGCTGGGACCATTACGTGGGGCAGGAGAAGATCTGGCCGGAGGCCTCCTTCTTCAAGCTCGCCTTCCCGCTGGGGCGGCCCAGGCAGCGGTTCCAGAACACGACGCTCTGGACCTACGTCCATGCCGACGTCGTCTCCGACGTGGACCATCTCTATCCGCGCACCATCAACCAGTACATCAAGGAGAGCGTCGACAACGGCTGGATGCCGCTCTGGCCCAAGGGGACCCTCGACAACGGCCGACAGCCGAAGGTGCTCTTCATCTGGGGGGCAAACTACATAAACCAGTCCAAGGGGTGGAACGATCTGACCAAGAACCTCCTGCCGAAGCTCGACCTGATCGTCGACCTCAACTTCCGGATGGACACCTCGGCCCTCCATGCCGACGTGGTGCTCCCGGCGGCGAGCATGTTCGAGAAGTGGGACCTGAACTCCACCGACCTCCACTCGTACATCATCCCCTTCACCCCGGTCATCAACCCCCTGCACCAGAGCAGGACCGACTGGCAGATCTGGCGCAGCCTGGCCGCCGCCCTCCAGGCCACCGGCTTCTCATTCAACGACACCACGGCGCCGTTCAGCCCCGCAAACCCCCAGCTCCGCAACTTCTCCACGCTCCTGAACGACTTCGACACCATGAACACCCACAACACGAACCCGAACATTCCGGGCGATCCGGGCCCCTTCAGCCTGGCCAACGACAAGGACGCCGCGCAGTTCATGCTGAACCAGGCGGAGGAGACCAGCGGCATGACCATGGACCAGCTCGTGGCCCAGCCCCGGCGATTCCCGAAGACCAGCGAAGCCTGGACCAGCGATCTCAAGGCGGGGGAGGCGTACCACAACTTCCAGCGGCTGGTGGAGCGGAAACGGCCGCTCGGGACGCTGGTGGGCCGCCAGCAGTTCTACATCGACCACCCCACCTACCTGGGGGTCCGGGAGGAACTGCCGGTCTACAAGCCGCCGGTGGATGCGCCGACCCAGGGGCAGTATCCGCTGCGCTGGATCACCCCCCACGGCCGCTGGAGCATCCATTCCACCTGGCGCGATGCCAAGTTCCAGCTCCGGATGCAGAGAGGGAGGACCGTCGTTTACCTGAATCCGAAGGAGGCGGCAAACCGCGGCCTGCAAGACAACGACGAGGTGGTGATCTTCAACAATCACGGGTCGGAAATCGCACGCCTCGACATCTCGTCGCGGATCCCGGTGGGGATGGCCCTGATGTACCACGGCTGGGAAAAATTCATGAACACCACCGGCTGGCAGGAGGTAACCAACGTCCGGATCAACCCGACCCAACTGGCAGGCGGATACGGGCAGCTCACCTTCCGGCTCAATTACTGGGGGCCGACCGGGAGCCAGAAGGATACCCGGGTCGAAATCAAGAAGAAGGTCTAG
- a CDS encoding ethylbenzene dehydrogenase-related protein, which translates to MMRRFLNLVTVLALLLAALAAPSPGHCAVTITAAYVATAGGGLNPNDPDWNSATQYTVPLDTVISASGMPQMLPSARWRYLKVTVMHDGTSIFFRYQWPDATQDISVADGPLFADAFAMQIPYTGMSSIAMGNQFEPVNMIYWRANLAAPQNIVSGGAGTVQKSPDSATLPISQSQIWANGTWTLVIKRPLSGAASLAGNMVPLARGKYYRITFAQWDGGNQERNGVKLVAGSWQTLFVQ; encoded by the coding sequence ATGATGAGACGATTTCTGAATCTCGTGACGGTTCTTGCCCTGCTGCTGGCGGCACTGGCAGCCCCTTCCCCCGGCCACTGCGCGGTCACCATAACGGCGGCATACGTCGCTACCGCGGGCGGCGGTCTCAACCCCAACGATCCCGACTGGAATTCGGCCACGCAGTATACCGTCCCCCTCGACACGGTCATCAGCGCGAGCGGGATGCCGCAAATGCTTCCCTCGGCAAGGTGGCGATACCTGAAGGTCACGGTAATGCACGACGGCACCAGCATCTTCTTCCGCTACCAATGGCCGGACGCCACCCAGGACATCTCGGTGGCCGACGGCCCCCTGTTCGCCGATGCCTTCGCCATGCAGATCCCCTATACGGGCATGTCCAGCATCGCCATGGGAAACCAGTTCGAACCGGTGAACATGATCTACTGGCGGGCGAATCTCGCGGCGCCGCAGAATATCGTTTCCGGAGGCGCGGGAACGGTGCAGAAGAGTCCCGACTCGGCCACCCTTCCCATCAGCCAGTCCCAGATCTGGGCAAACGGGACCTGGACGCTGGTGATCAAGCGCCCCCTGAGCGGCGCCGCCTCCCTGGCCGGAAACATGGTCCCACTGGCGCGGGGAAAATACTACCGGATCACCTTCGCCCAGTGGGACGGCGGGAACCAGGAACGGAACGGGGTCAAGCTGGTGGCGGGGAGCTGGCAGACGCTCTTCGTCCAGTAG
- the nrfD gene encoding NrfD/PsrC family molybdoenzyme membrane anchor subunit: MTAAKIIMNEISGYHRFIKFLMVLVGAAALASLIRFIFGLGVTTNLNDTYPWGLWISFDVVTAVPLAAGAFTIGIVAHVFHIKKLEPLVRPAIVTGFLGYSLVCVGLLLDLGQPQRGINVLRYWNVHSPMFEVSMCVMAYTTVLTLEFLHPVSEKFGWHIPLRLLRTLEIPFAILAAMISTLHQSTLGTFFLIAVDKLHNLWYNPLLPLQFWLSAIFTGLSIVIFEASLVHKYMGQPDESDLLATLTKIIPWVMGVYIAVKFLALAFLSHGPLFDRPVLTALFATEMIVGVFIPFFMYLTKRIKTDKKMQLRAASLVIFGLVLNRFNVSMFGMEQANQQIYVPSFIESVVTIGIIAAHILFFVLVAKYFPVFEHHPEVTDYSIPDRFRRIEKDGHGPGAVSEA; the protein is encoded by the coding sequence ATGACCGCCGCTAAAATCATCATGAACGAAATCAGTGGGTACCATCGCTTCATCAAGTTTCTGATGGTCCTCGTGGGGGCGGCGGCACTCGCCTCCCTCATCCGCTTCATCTTCGGCCTCGGGGTCACCACCAACCTGAACGACACCTACCCGTGGGGACTCTGGATCTCCTTCGACGTCGTCACCGCCGTGCCGCTGGCGGCCGGCGCCTTCACCATCGGCATCGTGGCCCACGTCTTCCACATCAAGAAGCTGGAGCCCCTGGTCCGGCCGGCCATCGTCACCGGCTTCCTCGGCTACTCCCTGGTCTGCGTCGGGCTGCTCCTCGACCTGGGGCAGCCCCAGCGGGGGATCAACGTTCTGCGCTACTGGAACGTCCACTCGCCGATGTTCGAGGTCTCCATGTGCGTCATGGCCTACACCACGGTCCTGACGCTGGAGTTCCTCCACCCGGTATCGGAGAAGTTCGGCTGGCACATCCCGCTGCGGCTCCTGCGGACCCTGGAGATCCCCTTCGCCATCCTGGCGGCCATGATCTCCACCCTGCACCAGTCGACCCTCGGGACCTTCTTCCTCATCGCCGTCGACAAGCTGCACAACCTCTGGTACAATCCGCTGCTGCCGCTCCAGTTCTGGCTTTCGGCGATCTTTACCGGCCTCTCCATCGTCATCTTCGAGGCGAGCCTCGTCCACAAGTACATGGGGCAGCCCGACGAGTCGGACCTCCTGGCAACCCTCACCAAGATCATCCCCTGGGTCATGGGGGTCTACATCGCGGTGAAGTTCCTCGCCCTGGCCTTCCTCAGCCACGGCCCGCTCTTTGACCGGCCGGTGCTGACGGCGCTCTTCGCCACCGAGATGATCGTGGGGGTCTTCATCCCGTTCTTCATGTACCTCACGAAGCGGATCAAGACCGACAAGAAGATGCAGCTGCGGGCCGCGAGCCTGGTCATCTTCGGCCTCGTGCTCAACCGCTTCAACGTCTCCATGTTCGGGATGGAGCAGGCCAACCAGCAGATCTACGTCCCGTCATTCATCGAGTCGGTGGTGACCATCGGCATCATCGCCGCCCACATCCTCTTCTTCGTGCTGGTCGCCAAGTACTTCCCGGTCTTCGAGCACCACCCGGAAGTGACCGACTACTCGATCCCCGACCGTTTCCGCCGGATCGAGAAGGACGGCCACGGCCCCGGCGCGGTGAGCGAGGCGTAG
- a CDS encoding PEP-CTERM sorting domain-containing protein, translating into MKKFFLLFAVLVLMTGGLVEVSEALLFSNPGFESGDLTGWTVDTGFNGVGSADVVQLHIGSDRGTVYRPREGRYFAVLTSGDIVTDNLGQAVPGSRPTTISQSFSVGAGTRIRGWAAFDAGDFAGFGDYGFVRIFDSMMNQVAEPFFAQIPPDTSKSFFDGPWTRWFWTAPLGGIYTLAYGVADVGDDPLALGNTIGYLHSQLLTDQVEVAPVPEPSTFLLLGAGLGGIVFMRKKLSRRRGI; encoded by the coding sequence ATGAAAAAGTTTTTTCTGCTGTTTGCGGTGCTCGTTCTGATGACGGGTGGGCTGGTCGAGGTATCGGAGGCGCTTCTCTTCAGCAACCCCGGTTTTGAGAGCGGGGATCTCACGGGGTGGACCGTTGACACCGGTTTCAACGGCGTCGGATCAGCCGATGTGGTCCAGCTCCATATCGGCAGTGATCGGGGAACCGTCTATCGCCCCAGGGAAGGACGCTACTTCGCCGTGCTCACGTCAGGCGACATCGTAACGGACAACCTCGGTCAGGCAGTGCCGGGCAGCCGCCCCACGACGATCTCCCAATCCTTCAGCGTCGGGGCGGGGACCAGGATTAGGGGGTGGGCCGCCTTCGATGCGGGAGACTTTGCGGGGTTCGGGGATTACGGCTTCGTGCGGATCTTCGACAGCATGATGAATCAGGTGGCTGAGCCGTTCTTCGCCCAGATCCCCCCGGACACCTCGAAGTCGTTTTTCGACGGCCCCTGGACGCGATGGTTCTGGACAGCCCCCCTCGGCGGGATCTACACGCTGGCTTACGGCGTTGCGGACGTGGGCGATGATCCCCTTGCCCTGGGAAACACCATTGGCTATCTCCACAGCCAGCTCCTGACCGATCAGGTAGAGGTCGCTCCCGTTCCCGAACCCTCGACCTTCCTGCTGCTGGGGGCCGGGCTTGGCGGAATTGTCTTCATGAGAAAGAAGCTCAGCCGGCGCCGGGGCATCTGA
- a CDS encoding molecular chaperone TorD family protein translates to MTHATAPPTSHPEPLVRSRLYKLLSLGFRYPDAEGFETLQSGEYLNAVWECVTAVPHLERLATEKPQIEQTIRNSLNGVSLLDLEVGFNQTFEVGAPEPPCPPYEGVYRQEETRTSLMVEIAEFYKHFGLHVSQEEGKRDLPDHLCAELEFLHFLTFKEAQARHEENTELLDGYLLAQKDFLERHLAKWLPTYSEKMRSSSTVPFYTQLARIAAGYVANELEWVQTTCPPPS, encoded by the coding sequence ATGACCCACGCTACCGCACCCCCCACGTCTCACCCCGAGCCCCTCGTCCGCAGCCGACTCTACAAACTCCTTTCTCTCGGGTTCCGCTATCCCGACGCCGAGGGGTTCGAAACCCTGCAGTCGGGGGAGTACCTGAACGCCGTGTGGGAATGCGTAACCGCCGTCCCCCACCTTGAACGCCTGGCGACGGAGAAGCCCCAAATAGAGCAGACGATCCGTAACTCCCTGAACGGGGTCAGCCTCCTCGACCTGGAGGTGGGCTTCAACCAGACTTTCGAGGTGGGTGCCCCCGAACCTCCCTGCCCCCCGTACGAGGGGGTATACCGGCAGGAGGAGACGAGAACCTCGCTCATGGTGGAGATAGCCGAATTCTACAAGCACTTCGGCCTGCACGTGAGCCAGGAAGAGGGGAAGCGCGACCTCCCCGACCATCTCTGCGCCGAGCTGGAGTTCCTCCACTTCCTCACCTTCAAGGAGGCCCAGGCGCGACATGAGGAGAACACCGAACTTCTCGACGGATACCTCCTGGCGCAGAAAGACTTCCTGGAGCGGCATCTGGCGAAGTGGCTGCCGACTTACAGCGAAAAGATGCGGAGTTCGTCGACGGTCCCCTTCTACACCCAGCTGGCCCGAATCGCCGCCGGGTACGTGGCGAACGAACTGGAGTGGGTCCAGACTACCTGTCCACCTCCTTCCTGA